A part of Gossypium hirsutum isolate 1008001.06 chromosome A07, Gossypium_hirsutum_v2.1, whole genome shotgun sequence genomic DNA contains:
- the LOC121232055 gene encoding 4-coumarate--CoA ligase-like 9, with protein MAGWHSNRLMEPKTGFCRQTGNYSCLRPPIPLQPINQPLSAAEFCFSIFNSTFTDGATTFSVNTTTGETLSYSQFVSQVRSLAYSLQQRYSLCQNDVAFILSPPSIHIPVVYFALLSLGIVVSPANPLSSNTEIAHQIQLSKPVVAFVTSETSHKIPSLTHGTILLDSPEFLSLLTQSNIVNGLTKSVKVNQSDTAAILYSSGTTGRVKGVMITHPNLIAMMTVIHHQNTNQGQGNECRCRRRLWWRLLNRT; from the coding sequence ATGGCGGGATGGCATTCAAACCGTTTAATGGAACCAAAAACCGGATTTTGTCGCCAAACCGGAAATTACAGTTGCCTTAGACCGCCCATCCCTTTGCAGCCAATCAATCAACCGCTTTCCGCCGCCGAATTTTGTTTCTCCATTTTCAACAGTACTTTCACCGACGGTGCCACCACTTTCTCCGTCAACACAACCACCGGCGAAACGCTATCTTACTCTCAATTCGTTTCTCAAGTCCGTTCCCTTGCTTACTCTCTGCAACAACGTTACTCTCTTTGCCAGAACGACGTCGCTTTCATTCTCTCACCGCCTTCGATTCATATCCCCGTGGTTTACTTCGCTTTGTTGTCGTTAGGAATCGTCGTTTCTCCTGCAAATCCACTCAGTTCCAACACGGAAATCGCTCACCAGATCCAACTCAGTAAACCAGTTGTTGCCTTCGTTACTTCAGAAACCTCTCATAAAATTCCTTCTCTTACACACGGAACTATTCTCCTCGACTCtcccgagtttctctccttgttAACTCAATCCAATATCGTTAACGGCCTCACTAAAAGTGTAAAGGTTAACCAGTCCGACACTGCTGCGATCTTATATTCTTCAGGAACCACCGGCCGAGTCAAAGGCGTGATGATAACTCACCCAAACCTAATCGCAATGATGACGGTGATTCATCACCAAAACACGAACCAAGGCCAAGGTAACGAATGCCGGTGTCGCCGCCGCTTGTGGTGGCGTTTGTTAAATCGGACTTGA